ATTGATAAGATAAAGAAACATTCTACAATAAGAATTTTATAGATCTTATTTTGACGTTGATctcaattcaatatttttgatagACTCATAGAAATTACCCTTAATTTCAATGACCAAAGACTTTACTCACTTTTTCTCGCACCCACACTCATtctcatatttttcattttcgctTAGCAAAACAAATGAAATCAGAGCCATCAACGATGTGGCCGCCGCTGACATGCACAAATATGTGAGTAATCCCCTGAATGCGTTGACCATTCTGAAGCGCTTCACATCCGACTGGCAGATGCTGCGGCAATATGCTCACAATATTGACAGCACAACAGGTGAGTCCTTCCACTTGCATTGTCCGTTTGGCATTCCGACACGTCGACAATTCGAACGAACTTCGATTGTCAATCAATGTTAATGCAGAACGGAGATTCCTCTGTCATTGTCACCGTCAACGCAGTTTCTGCGAGTATccaactcacacatacacacagctattgcaaatattctaaaaatgtCGTTGTTTTCCTCCGTTTAATGCCAACAGAAATCGTTAAAAATCTGACATTCACCAGGAAGTCGTTGAAATTCCCGAGCGAAAGTGATTTCGATGAGGCAGCCCTTAACCTGCTGCGAATTCAGGGTGCCTACCAACTGGAGCCAGAGCGTTTGGCTGTGGGTGAGGTGAACGGCATAAAGTTGGGGTAAGTCGTCGCCTACAAATCGTTGGTGCatgtaacaacaacaccaataaaaAGGTATCTTAAAGCAATTCGCTTTCGGCATTTCTTTGAAAATGATTGCTGTTATTAGTAGACAAGTATTTGCAGCGCATTTCTTCTACCCCGCAGCGCAGCCATGTCCTGGAGCGATTGTCTGGAAATTGGTCGTAAATCAGTGCAAAATGGCGACTTTATGATTGCGAAATTTTGGATGGAAGTGGCGCTGGGGAAGTTGCCTGCTGTAGCTGGCGCGTCAATGACGGCGGCAAATGCCACAGAAGGCATGTCCTCAACCGAGTGGCGCAGTGCGGAGTTGGAGAGTGCGCGCTTGCAGATTATGGAAGCGCTGTCTATAATCGAGTCCAATATGGGTGAGTAGATGCCGGTGGAAGTGTGTGAAgcaaatttttgcttaaatatttattattggatCTACAGTATATAAATTGAATTCTGACTTGATGAGTTAGATCTTACAATTCTATTAAAAAGTATGCAAATAAGTGTTTAAAGCTTCTTTCTCTCATTTCAGGTAATCTAGATAGCGCGCTCGACATCATCAACACACTATTGAAGAAacatccaaaaaataaaaacctgcTTAAAACCAAGACACGAGTGgaaaaaaaacttagaaaatccacgaaaaaattcaaaaaaatgtcgAGGCAGAGCAAAGGAAATAAAGCGGTAAGTGCATAGGCGATCGAATTTACTGAACTTCGGGATAATTCCGAGAAACTTTTCGAATTCAGGTTTTAGGAGAAAGAAACTCAGCTCAAACCATCGATAGATTTCTGGTCTAAAAGGTAGAACCAAATCAATATCAATTTTTCTCCGATaccgattaaaaaaattccttaacCTCTCTTTTTCATGAAACTAAAACCACCTTAATCttcattcacatttacattCAGCAAAGAACTTTAGCTCAAAAAACAAACCTAAGTGCTTTCTTCCACTTGAAAGTACTAATAGCGCTTCCATTCCCACTTTCTATTCAATACTCCAAGTAAATCTCTCGCCAAAgaataatacataaaatttgaacatattttcCTTTCATTGAAGCAAAGTGACAAATCTGTTGGAGAATTGCTGATTGGAGAGATTTGCCGTGCGGCAACAAACATCGACGCCGCCAGCAGCAGCGGCGCATTTAGCGGCAGCGCACCAGATTGTCGCCTGATTTACGGTAATCTGCCTGAGCTGCTGCTGCAACCACTCCAAGTGGAGCTCCTAAGCCTGGATCCCTACATCGCCATATATCACAACGTGTTGAGCGCACAGGAAATCAGCGACTTGCAGCAGATTATCGCCGATGCGGATGACGGCGATGAGGCAGCTGTAGCAAAGCTACTAAAGCGCAAGAGCACCACGGAGCGCTTGCAATTGGCTACATTGGCAAATGGAGCGTTGGACGTTCGAAGATGACGTGCACACAGCCGCGCTGCTGCCAGCGACAACAGAAATCATGGCGAATGTTCTGCTCAATGTGAGTGACATATGGATGGGCGGGAATCAAATGTGGCTAAATCAATTATGCTCTACAATTCTCATTTGCAGCTGCAAACAGCCAAGTTGGGGGGCGCTATTGTCTTTCCGCAGTTGGAATTGGGCATCACGCTGCCGACGAATGCCTTGCTTTATTGGACGCAGCTGAATGGGTACCATGAATACGATTATCGCAGCAAGCAGCATGTCTGTCCGGTGATTGTCGGCACACAACTCGGTAAGTGAATTCCAAATACCGCAGCACTTGAACTTTTGCATGTGTAAGATTGTGTTTGTCCATTTGCATTGCAGCGGCGTATACCAGCATTCAAGCCTGATCCAAACTTCCGTATGTACTTGCATTCGTTTGTGTCCCGCAGCAAATCGCAATAGTGCCGCACTGATCCCGTTCTAGTTCAATTTGCATATCATAATGTTATCGATAGAAGCAAGGCCAGGACAAGACCGAAAAGATACTCGAATGATTCGAATTATTTATTATCCTAAACCCTCATATTTAAAGTAACTGTACATCAGTATAAAGTCAGACTTTGTAGAGGGTACTTTCATGGTAGTAGCCATCTTggttaattttatatgtttaaaataGATTATAGAAtagtttgttattaaaaatttcgaaataaaataattaattttctaatattccaACACAACAAGCTACTGTGGTTCTTGTGGTTCTATTCACTTAGACAAAAAGTGAATAAACATTTCTTTCATTAAAAGTTGTAAACCACTGCGAATCGGAAATCTCCGAAATTGCCGTTAACTATAAAATTGCACTGGAGCCATTGACTCGAGCATCCTTACAGGGTGCGCAGATGCTCGCCATCAGAATTGTGCGAACCGTGAGAGGAGTCATTACCAGCtctattttttcaatgtaaatgCACTTCGATTACTCACTTTAGTTAATGTATGCTGTGCGCTCGCGAAGTATTGTTGTCGACTGGTTTTAAGACCTGGTTAGCTTGATTTTATGTCACTTCAGACTAACTGTATTTTAATTGTATACTCTGTATTGCACAAAGCTGAGCAATTACTGTCATCACTCGGTTCTTTACATTTTCTGTATTTATACAGGGTGTGTCATCTTTTAGATCGGTATAATAACACTGTATAACTTCGACTTCTACTATTCTAACAGGTGCCCTTTTCATCGaagaaaatcgtaaaaatagTTACGCTTTACCTTTCATAAAGCCATTCGGTTATAACGAGTGATCCAAGTAGTGATACTTTTTCCTTCggttcacgttttgggccggtcgactttttcctgtgagaatatgtaaagtctatggGGACAATGACGCTTCGATTCAGATCTTGGAGCTAACGTcggtagccgcggccaacatttgaaattgtatgtgttttttcattaaaaaagtaggaaaccttcgaggttaggttagatcaccctaatatatattaaatctACCTGCATATCTCAGATTCTCATTACAAACTACCTACGAAATTTGGAAAGCAAAAAATTCGTTCGAGATCCATAAACCGTCATTACCTAACCACAAAGTGGGCGTTTTGACCAGCATTTATGTTAAACCCATTATTAGTCGAAACAGTTGATGAAAATCGTTATTGAAAGATGTTGGATCAGCAATACGTCACTCGAAGAGTTTGCTACGGAAATATAATACATGCCTGATTCAAAAAGAGTTACAGATTTAAATCCCCCCGACTtcttcttgtggggttatttgaagacCCTTCGAATTTATCAATGAAGAGCAAAGTATACAAAAGCAATCTCCGAAGTATAGATAGACGAGCACAAGAAGCGCGAAAAGATTATGGAAACCacttaacagtttttttttttaattctgtgACCCATAAAGACGGGTTCTTGGTAgatgttttattcaaaataatcccAATTACATATATTGCTaggctaaataaaataaaaataaacatacaaggtgcgttccaaagtaaacaggacttaaaaaaacaagtgGTTtgttcggcaaaatcaatttattttattcaaaatagtctccttctgcttcaatactgctttttgcacggtccaaaagcatgtcgaacgagttttttagctcgttggccggtatggccgccagtatgccggtgcaagcctttccaatggcctctacgtctacataacgcttccctttcatgggcaaatgcatttttctgaaaagaaaaAGGTCGCAccgtgccatatcaggtgaatacggggagtggttaatcgTTAAAAGgtgattttggtcaaataatcggtcacaagcgtcgttagaatgttggattctgagcaatttttggtcgtcagtcaatttgtgcggaacaaaccgtgcacacacctttcgtaagcccaaatgttcggtcaaaatgcgataaatcgatgttttggagttgttcaattccattttcatgaatttcaatgttgATTTAggcagatttttgatgaattcacgcactgtttcgatggaatttccggtgatcacggaaatgttgatcgtcatttatgtcctgacgaccactttgaaaacgttgaaaccgctcgtgcactctgctatgggataTGCAATCATCGCCACAAacatgtttcatcaattgaaacgtttcggtaaaagttttaccaattttaaaacaaaatttaatgttggctcttagttcgaagcttattttcgcaccgataacacaaacatactgacacttaaaacgcaataacaatcgataaagatagcagattctaacgcaccagtcgatatatagatggcgccaccagttggcgctagattcaaaaagtcctgtttactttggaccGCACCTTGTAAAAACCGTTTTTTCCACATTTCTCCATGTTTACATACTGACGCAAAATATGGTGCACCCTGTAAAACTATTCGATTTGTTTACTGTGAAATGTCATTTATACCTAAGCGAGCATCAATTTATTGTATGCGATTTTCaaagtaaatttttctttggatataccaaaattgactttttatgTGTCTTATTGAATAGTATATTCACTATTTGAATCAGTTTACAGATATAAATAGAAagattgcatacatttaggctgaGAGTACCACTATAGCTTGAAATTCGAAGATTATAATGTAGtgacaaataaaatatgtaaatttaaatactgATTCTCAGTTTAAAGTGATATTAGCCAAAATCTGACAATTgacatattataataatattcccTGTTTGATTATTAATTTTAGGACTGTTTGTAAATAACTGATTTCTCTGCGGGGTATTCGCACAAAGTAGAAGTATCCAAGTCAATGCACGGGTGATTGAAATAATTGCATAAAATACATTCgtaatttgtgtaaatttttcagcaaaaactttcgaataagaaatttattatttcagaaACGAGTAAGGTCAAGTCTTACCCCACTTTATTAACTATAGCCTTgtctcttccaatataacagcGTATTGAATGGCATCAGACTGTGTGGCTTTGCAATGAATTTTATCCTCCTGTCGTATGGAAATTTTGATACGAAAACTAAATATGAATACCTGCggttttatgccaaattttagTGAAACTGGTCCTTTACTCTGTATAGAATTGTATGGTGAGTAGTCGCTTATACCCTTAAGGTTGGCTTtatgcatagactttagactttacattttCGCACAAGAACACATGATCTtgttggccaatcgaccgacccaaaacgtgggTCGTGCTCACCTGGCATCAAacagtcggttatcatagcgcgataaggttcgccattgacggttacgttctcttcgacatcatttttgagaaaatatggaccgatgattccatcggccAACACACGAAATcgtgttttttctggatgaattggcagcccttgaatctcttcaggttgcccGTCGTTCCAAATGCTGAAATTTTGGTTACTTACAAACCCATTAAGTCAAAAATGAGCCTaaccgctgaacaaaatttggctcgaaaacgtgggatcttcttggaacttttcaagaacccatatAGTGAAGCGACGTCACAGATTGAATAACTAAAGTATGCAGCTGTTCTGCAAAGTGAACGATCGGAAGCAAGTTCTTGTAACTCATATTTAGTATTTGTGAATGGCGTTATAGCTTCGGAGGACCATTTTTTGACGTTGTTTTGAAGACATTTATTATATTACAACGGGTGAAAATTATGTACGAATTCCTCCTTTAAACAGTAATTGAGATTACAATTcctattttataattaaacatgTTTGTGTGTTAGAAACTGAACTTAATGCACATCATCAACGAACTTGTTTCTCATTAGTTTctatttatcgatttttataTCGTAGAGCTTCTAGTAAAATTCGATTCGAGAAGAACCAATATGTATCTAGAATTATGTTATTTGCATAATTTCCGGTTtatattttaacacatttttaatgTCTCTGTGAACCTGCTTTTGGTATAAATAAATCGTTTAGTaaatcaaaaacacaaaatacaaaaaccaaaaaaaaaaaaaaccatttataCCACAAATCATAGCTAAATGCTTCAACTCTTACTTTTTCTCAATAATTACCGCTATTAAGGCCACATCCAGATTTTTAAGTGATTGAAGCAAATTTAAAGCCCGCACATGCCGAGCCACCTGGGAAGCGCGAAGTGTGAATGTGGAAATATTAATTGCATTTGCGCTTAATTATAAGCGGCGAGAAATGTTGACAGAAACGACATTTCGTTGGAATAAAGCAGCCGTGCGGTGGCAGCTGTTGAATGACGATGTATTCAAACAAAGTCTGAACTTCGCTTCCGCTTTGCGTGGGCGAATATTTTTGCTTCATTTTTGCACCgtatttttattgctgttcGCTCTTGTTTcagcacataaatatgtatgcattggACTGCGAGCATCGTGGCGTTTAGCTGAGCTCGCTAATTGGCGCCATAAAAACGGCATAATGCGAAATTTAACAACTTATTAGTTACGGCCGCTGCGGCACACACTGGTTTTTCAACATTTCGGAAGTGTTTTGCTCGGATTATCAGATAAGTCGCTGATAAGCGGCATGTTTGCAACCTTATGATcgataataaaatcaaattgaatatttgattgaaaaattttcgactTTCCTAGTTGAAATGAGGTTAAAAACGACGTGAGTTCTTGTAAGACACGTTTCATTTGTTGTGATTCAATTATAACCGTTTATTTTCTTGATTCTTCTTAATcgcttttttttgttataaaaaaatttagtaaatctATGCAAGCAGATTTCCCATAAAACGATATTGAAAATTGCCCAgtcatcagcttctttgtagattatggtcgaacgaaagtaTGGCCGACGAttcgaatttaagtgtgctctgcccaatccacaatctgactgaaagactgaagcccatcgccaacaaactgattggaccttatcagtgtgacatTAGACTTGAAAAATCTACTATCGACCAGATCCACCATGCCCCGTGAAAGGAagatacacaccacctctttgtagATTTTAAAGCCGACTTCGACAgccgaaaaggaactgcctctatgacgcgatgtctgaatttaatatccccgcaaaactaatgcggctgggtaaattgacgttgagcaacaccaaaacgtctgtcagaatcgggaaggacctctccgagcggttcgataccaaactaggcttcagacaaggcaactccctatcgGGGAACTACTTCCATCTACTGAtcgagaaaataattcgagctgcagagctgaatagagaaggtacaatacTTTATGGCGATGGtgttgatatcattggcctcaacaaccgtgccgttagttctactggataaggaagcgaagcttAGGGGTCTGGTTGCCTTCTTGgtaccagcattaacaccaacagcaaGTACCCGcaggggaaagcagaggaaggggaagaccttcactccgttggaaagaccaagtggaatAGGACCTGGCTCCACTTGAATTTCTAAttagcgccaaacagcgaaaaggaagaaggaaaaggaagaagtTAGAGAATATCTAATCACTTGGCCAAGTGAAGGTCTAACTCTCCATCCACTTTAAAAATCATATGCAGAACTTTACAAATtgttacgtcgagatcttaaattgaaagcgtacaaaataaagcttgtgaaagaactgaagccgttcgaccttcccaagcgacatcgcttggatcttgaaaagttccattTCCGGGggatgggtatgtaaataagcaaaacagCTGTCAtctcattaaaaaaacaaatttctttaaaaatgatgtcgATGAgtacgtaaccgtcaatggcgaccgttattgcgctCGGCGACATTCtgttttaacaagacggcgccacttcccacacatcgcatcaatcaatggatttattgagcagataatttcaagttttgagccggtcgattggccaccaagatcgtgtgatatcacaccgttagactttttcttgtgggaatatgtaaagtctaaagactatacggacaattccgcttcgatttaggcctttCACCAAAACATCTCGCGAGTTATCAGTCGAAAGTCCggacgagtcattgaaaattggactcaatagATGGACtatttgagacgtagccgctGCCAACATCTTCAAGAATGCTCTTtcgataataaacatttcccattggtctttctttaaaaaaagggGACGGTCGAAATGGATCAAAGCAACTCACATATAATCCTCGTTAACTCGTTAGCCAAAAAAGCGTTCGGTTAGATTCCGACTCTCGGCCATATATATCGTGCTAATCGgccaattaaaaacattaatacaaacaagtttatttgatttcaaaataatgTCGTCATGCTCTAATTTTTGACCACTTTAACTTTTATCTGTGCATTTGGTTGATGTCAAAATCAAGATTTCTCTCCGCAATTAACTTTTGTACCGTTATTTATGGTATCACCTCTAACTGCATTCTACTTTTAGTACAATCAAAATGGTAGCAGAAGCACAACATTATGTAATGCGGTTACCTTcgaatatatatgcatatatacatacaactttacatacatacgcatacctatatacatatatgtatgtatatcaatatttCCATAATTAAGAAttgtttttcggcaaaaagcTTTCATAACTTATGATGCTACGAAACAAGTTTGGACAAAATTCAAACTCGAGCACACGCGCTGACGCCTCATCTGCATAACTGTTTTCAATTCAAGAACCAagcactacatatgtatgtcatgaatgtatatctgtatatacatgtgtatgtttgtgtctCATTCGATTAACTATGTTTTACTCGCTTGATAATGGCCCGAAAACGCCACTTTACGAGCGTTTTTTAGGTTATCAACGCATTACCGTTAGCTTCTCCCATATAAGCGTCACTTTAATTTATGCTTTAATTAATTAGCTTAGGTTAATAAAACACAGCTTTAATGGCCAATCAATCGCCTTCATGTCACCTTGTGCGGCCTCTCTCTACTTTCTGTCATTGTATGAGATTTGTGTATTCGAATGTTAGCTGAATTTTTTAAACCTCATTCGAAGTTGGCGCACAAACACACAGCTGATCGTAGCCGGCACCTGCTTGATAACCGTGTGTTATTTTAAACCTGCGAAACTGCCGCCAAAAGCGGAGTAAACAATAGATATACATCAACTATCACCAAGTCAACGCTTTCGCATACTCATTAGACTGACTGACGCTCAATGAAACTTGAATAGACGCCTTAACCCTACGGTGGTGACGCGGGCCAAAGTGCGTAGGAAGAAGTGTTATCAAATAAAGTTGACTGTGCACCTTTTGTGAGCGTGGGGAAAAATGCGCGTTGATAAttaagttattaatttaaactaaaaac
The sequence above is drawn from the Bactrocera tryoni isolate S06 chromosome 1, CSIRO_BtryS06_freeze2, whole genome shotgun sequence genome and encodes:
- the LOC120782325 gene encoding LOW QUALITY PROTEIN: prolyl 4-hydroxylase subunit alpha-2 (The sequence of the model RefSeq protein was modified relative to this genomic sequence to represent the inferred CDS: inserted 2 bases in 1 codon), with translation MVEYLNTQAVLTDTLRRYIEALQQKVDVIKSKTNEIRAINDVAAADMHKYVSNPLNALTILKRFTSDWQMLRQYAHNIDSTTEIVKNLTFTRKSLKFPSESDFDEAALNLLRIQGAYQLEPERLAVGEVNGIKLGAAMSWSDCLEIGRKSVQNGDFMIAKFWMEVALGKLPAVAGASMTAANATEGMSSTEWRSAELESARLQIMEALSIIESNMGNLDSALDIINTLLKKHPKNKNLLKTKTRVEKKLRKSTKKFKKMSRQSKGNKAQSDKSVGELLIGEICRAATNIDAASSSGAFSGSAPDCRLIYGNLPELLLQPLQVELLSLDPYIAIYHNVLSAQEISDLQQIIADADDGDEAAVAKLLKRKSTTERLQLATXWQMERWTFEDDVHTAALLPATTEIMANVLLNLQTAKLGGAIVFPQLELGITLPTNALLYWTQLNGYHEYDYRSKQHVCPVIVGTQLAAYTSIQA